From a region of the Sphingomonas faeni genome:
- a CDS encoding DUF3800 domain-containing protein — MIDQVPSEYYIDESGNTGDLSTVKIENYFTEQRIFALAAVGGKLDNTLIEQFETLKLAHRLQGQEVKSRQAYDRPRFLLDLLDLLETRSCPIFIEIVDKHYFVVANIIERMVVPYVAECDITPDALWMKGLMADYMALYAPPSLTHAFAACCQSRDYIEIRDLYKRIIAWAEGKQAPSEIAEGIARFTRDSLKDFRKLTKLKAVERALPVPDANPAGKLLWVLPNMTSFTHIYARINRYAHKQISGVTLFHDEQLQFGDILQYAKSQTERSAEFGLKLPLKAADFNFSQAAELRFLQSHDSIGIQIADVMAGFIARYIQDAVWGGAAMHADKVTIFDRLVSMGDRRRGTGVNFVAPDSLVRHLGIVPQANY, encoded by the coding sequence ATGATCGACCAAGTGCCTTCTGAATATTACATCGATGAGAGCGGCAATACCGGCGACCTCAGCACCGTCAAAATCGAAAACTATTTCACCGAACAGCGCATATTCGCTTTAGCGGCGGTTGGCGGAAAGCTTGATAATACGCTCATTGAACAATTTGAAACACTCAAACTGGCTCACCGGCTTCAAGGGCAGGAGGTAAAGTCCAGACAGGCCTATGACAGGCCGCGGTTCCTCCTCGATCTGCTCGACTTGCTGGAAACGCGCAGCTGCCCAATATTCATTGAGATTGTCGACAAACACTATTTTGTAGTAGCGAACATCATAGAACGGATGGTGGTCCCCTATGTCGCCGAGTGCGACATCACGCCGGACGCTCTCTGGATGAAAGGCCTAATGGCAGATTATATGGCGCTCTACGCGCCACCCAGTCTCACGCACGCCTTCGCCGCTTGCTGCCAGAGTAGGGATTATATTGAAATACGCGACCTCTATAAGCGCATCATTGCCTGGGCAGAGGGAAAGCAGGCACCGTCGGAAATTGCTGAAGGTATCGCCCGCTTCACGCGAGATAGCCTGAAGGACTTTCGCAAGCTGACCAAGCTTAAGGCCGTCGAGCGGGCGCTGCCGGTTCCCGACGCAAACCCCGCTGGAAAGCTCTTATGGGTACTTCCCAACATGACATCATTCACGCATATTTATGCGCGGATCAACCGCTACGCGCACAAACAGATTTCCGGCGTAACACTGTTTCACGATGAACAACTACAGTTTGGGGATATTCTTCAGTACGCAAAGTCACAGACCGAAAGGTCTGCAGAGTTTGGTCTGAAACTTCCTCTAAAGGCAGCTGACTTTAACTTTTCTCAGGCAGCCGAACTACGATTCCTACAGTCACACGACTCGATTGGCATTCAGATCGCCGACGTCATGGCTGGGTTTATCGCGCGCTACATCCAGGATGCGGTATGGGGTGGCGCTGCCATGCATGCTGACAAGGTCACCATTTTCGACCGTCTCGTATCGATGGGAGATCGAAGGCGCGGCACAGGAGTCAATTTTGTAGCGCCAGACAGTCTGGTCCGCCATCTCGGTATCGTGCCACAGGCGAACTACTAA